Proteins from a single region of Dictyostelium discoideum AX4 chromosome 5 chromosome, whole genome shotgun sequence:
- the hemF gene encoding coproporphyrinogen III oxidase — protein MTSTNEPIPTEEEIKNGFKFIQDEICKFLITTTGGHQQYSEDKWDYTKGSGGGISRVWEGKEEEGFYLNQDYQSQNNKCDKIEKGGVNFSYIVGSNLPSAAATQFKIAPDTKYIATGVSLVIHPYNPNVPTIHMNVRYFEAGDVWWFGGGVDLTPVYPKLDQVVEFHSTLKKVCDQYGQEENKTSYALGKAECDSYFFLPHRGETRGVGGLFFDHLKSDKAKTWKFIYQLGLSFIDLYKPFLVNNSSISYDKVQREYQLYRRSRYVEFNLLFDRGTKFGILSEGRTESILMSLPAVCKWKYNYKPEENTPEANLLTFLRPRDWLNENQENKN, from the coding sequence atgacatcaacaaatgaaccaattccaactgaagaagaaattaaaaatggatttaaatttattcaagatgaaatttgtaaatttttaattacaacaacagGTGGTCATCAACAATATAGTGAAGATAAATGGGATTATACTAaaggtagtggtggtggtattagTAGAGTTTGGGAAGGAAAAGAAGAGGAaggattttatttaaaccaaGATTACCAATCACAAAACAACAAATGTGacaaaattgaaaaaggtgGTGTTAATTTCTCTTATATCGTTGGTAGTAATTTACCATCAGCAGCAGCAACTCAATTTAAAATAGCACCAGATACCAAATACATTGCCACTGGTGTAAGTCTAGTCATCCACCCATACAACCCAAATGTGCCAACCATTCATATGAATGTAAGATACTTTGAAGCTGGTGATGTTTGGTggtttggtggtggtgttgattTGACACCAGTCTACCCAAAATTAGATCAAGTCGTTGAATTTCATTCAACATTGAAAAAAGTATGCGACCAATATGGCCAAGAGGAGAACAAAACCTCATACGCATTGGGTAAGGCAGAATGTGACAGTTATTTCTTCCTTCCACATAGAGGTGAAACCCGTGGCGTTGGTGGTTTATTTTTCGATCATCTTAAATCCGATAAAGCAAAGACTTGGAAGTTCATCTACCAATTAGGTTTATCATTCATCGATCTCTATAAACCATTCCTTGTTAATAATAGTTCAATCTCTTATGATAAAGTTCAAAGAGAATATCAACTATATCGTCGTTCTCGTTATGTTGAATTCAATCTCCTCTTTGATCGTGGTACTAAATTTGGTATTCTCTCTGAAGGTCGTACTGAATCAATCCTTATGTCATTACCTGCAGTTTGTAAATggaaatataattataaaccaGAAGAAAATACTCCTGAAGcaaatttattaacttttttgaGACCAAGAGATTGGTTAAACgaaaatcaagaaaataaaaattaa